A portion of the Chondrinema litorale genome contains these proteins:
- a CDS encoding ATP-binding protein, protein MKNNSTLYISILSIIFILILSILGLINLAINTKNSDASIINISGRQRMLSQNITKAILLAEIDKGNQQNLSQLKKSLGAFAFAHHSLQFGNDSLQLPPSEKPYINNLFHLIDPHFQSLEKAGYDVLEDPYNDSTLVHARQEAMAHEDVFLRTMDTIVNSFEKEAKEKILKIEKLEFALAFAALFIVLGIWFFILKPLQEKSFSAHKELSDLNSSLNESLIQLEEMTQNLSEEVEERNATEDKLIKNQAKLAEANEKLNTSLFDLKKITGDLEEEIEERKTTEHKLKQNQEELEKLALIANKTDNAVIICNYEGKIEWVNASFERYTEYTINDLYSENIGDILHGEETDKGTINFIKENIQKGKGFKTDILKYSKSGRKFWVRIELQPIRNIEGKVQKFIAIESDITKSKEHDAMLQQAKDNAEKAAMAKQEFLSTMSHEIRTPMNAVVGLTHLLLEQDPLDRQVENLKSLKFSADMLLALINDILDLSKIESGKIEFEQTEFPIKDILNGINKSLGVIAQEKGIYVKTNISEKIPKYLIGDQVRLNQILTNLVNNAIKFTNQGGVTIHTEVKEIKDEKVNLEFAVTDTGIGIHEDKINHIFERFSQAHQNITRLYGGTGLGLSITKQLIELQNGKIDVKSKLGKGTTFTFNLIFEIGKGKIIEENKASAQMNDTNLKGINILLVEDNKMNHLVAQQFIKKWEAKMEIAECGEEALEKITSKAYDIVLMDLNMPGIDGFDTSIRIRSMQDDYFKEVPIIALTASAFNEVKKKVYDHGMNDHVSKPFNPSELFNKLVKHSQAIQLKRS, encoded by the coding sequence ATGAAAAATAATTCTACCCTTTATATTTCAATACTTAGTATTATTTTCATTTTAATTCTATCGATTTTAGGATTAATAAATCTGGCTATAAACACCAAAAACAGCGATGCAAGCATAATAAACATCTCTGGAAGACAGCGAATGTTAAGTCAGAATATAACGAAAGCTATATTACTTGCAGAAATAGATAAAGGGAATCAGCAAAACCTTAGTCAACTTAAAAAATCACTAGGCGCTTTTGCTTTCGCTCATCACAGCTTACAATTTGGTAATGATAGTTTACAACTACCGCCCAGCGAAAAACCTTACATCAATAATCTCTTTCACTTAATAGATCCTCACTTTCAGTCGCTAGAAAAAGCTGGCTACGATGTTCTAGAAGACCCTTACAACGATTCTACATTGGTTCATGCCCGACAAGAAGCCATGGCACATGAAGATGTTTTCTTACGGACGATGGATACAATCGTAAATTCATTTGAGAAGGAAGCTAAAGAAAAGATTTTAAAAATTGAAAAACTAGAGTTTGCTCTTGCCTTTGCAGCTTTATTTATAGTGTTAGGCATTTGGTTTTTTATTTTAAAGCCTTTACAAGAAAAATCGTTTTCGGCACATAAAGAATTATCTGACCTAAACTCATCTCTCAACGAAAGCTTAATCCAGCTAGAAGAGATGACCCAAAATTTATCAGAAGAAGTTGAAGAAAGAAATGCTACAGAAGACAAGCTTATTAAGAATCAGGCGAAGCTTGCCGAAGCAAATGAAAAATTAAATACTAGCTTGTTCGATCTTAAAAAGATAACAGGTGACCTCGAAGAAGAAATTGAAGAAAGAAAAACCACTGAGCATAAACTCAAGCAAAATCAAGAAGAACTAGAAAAACTAGCATTAATTGCCAATAAAACAGATAATGCAGTAATAATTTGTAATTACGAGGGCAAAATTGAATGGGTAAATGCCAGCTTCGAAAGATATACAGAATACACCATTAATGATTTATACAGTGAAAATATAGGAGATATTCTTCACGGCGAAGAAACTGACAAAGGCACCATCAATTTTATTAAAGAGAATATACAAAAGGGTAAAGGTTTTAAAACTGATATTCTTAAATATTCTAAAAGTGGAAGAAAATTCTGGGTTCGCATAGAGTTACAACCAATTAGAAATATCGAGGGCAAAGTGCAAAAGTTTATTGCTATTGAAAGCGATATCACCAAAAGCAAAGAACACGATGCTATGCTGCAACAGGCAAAAGACAATGCAGAAAAAGCAGCTATGGCAAAGCAGGAGTTTCTATCTACTATGAGCCACGAGATTCGCACACCTATGAATGCTGTTGTTGGCCTTACACATTTATTATTAGAACAAGATCCATTAGACCGACAGGTAGAAAACCTCAAATCGTTAAAATTCTCAGCAGATATGTTGCTGGCGCTCATTAATGATATACTTGACCTTAGTAAGATAGAATCTGGCAAAATTGAATTTGAGCAAACAGAATTCCCTATTAAAGACATATTGAATGGAATTAATAAATCGCTGGGTGTAATTGCTCAAGAAAAAGGCATTTATGTAAAAACCAACATCTCTGAAAAAATACCAAAATACTTAATTGGCGATCAAGTTAGGCTAAACCAAATACTTACCAATTTGGTAAATAATGCCATTAAATTCACCAACCAAGGAGGAGTAACAATTCATACAGAGGTAAAAGAAATAAAGGATGAAAAAGTGAATCTTGAATTTGCTGTTACTGATACAGGTATAGGCATACATGAAGACAAGATTAATCACATTTTTGAAAGGTTTTCTCAAGCACACCAAAATATTACCCGACTATACGGAGGTACCGGTTTAGGCTTGTCTATCACCAAACAGCTAATTGAACTACAGAATGGTAAAATTGACGTAAAAAGTAAGTTAGGCAAAGGCACAACGTTTACATTTAATCTCATTTTTGAGATTGGAAAAGGTAAAATAATTGAAGAAAACAAAGCATCCGCACAAATGAATGACACAAATTTAAAAGGAATAAACATCCTATTGGTTGAAGACAACAAGATGAATCACTTGGTGGCACAGCAATTTATAAAGAAGTGGGAAGCCAAAATGGAAATTGCAGAATGTGGAGAAGAAGCGTTGGAAAAAATTACCAGCAAAGCTTACGATATTGTGCTTATGGACTTAAACATGCCCGGCATAGATGGCTTCGATACTTCCATTAGAATAAGAAGTATGCAAGACGATTATTTTAAAGAAGTGCCAATTATAGCACTTACTGCATCGGCTTTTAATGAAGTAAAGAAAAAGGTTTACGATCATGGTATGAACGACCATGTAAGCAAACCATTTAACCCATCAGAACTTTTTAATAAATTGGTTAAGCATTCGCAAGCCATACAATTAAAGCGCTCTTAA
- a CDS encoding ABC transporter permease/M1 family aminopeptidase gives MWYEIFKFELQYRKKRPATYIYFLILFLLSFGAMSSDVVQIGGGSGLVKENAPTTIATMMIMLSAAMMMITSAIMGVSVLRDFEHKTESLMFTNPISKGDYLFGRFLGSYLVALIIYLGVPIGFMMGEFMPWRDVDKLLPFNFWNYVQPYFLFIVPNVFFTGALFFTVGSLSRKMIVVYIQWVILLVCYEIGLTLADDLENQELAALLDPFAISTADIVTQYWTVVEQNTQQVPLSGIILYNRLIWTLLGITSLVGAYFGFSFNVVRKGLFRKKKIKEETSTKNQIAIPIPKVALQYNIGTNLKQLFSQVRFYFFSLLKDIPFLGIVFCGILILFVNSIYMGETFGTYTYPTTYLVLEQISGFNLFFIIIVVFYSGELIWKERDVKINLIYDAMPIPDFINLVSKFLAMILCYISIIVALIFSGVIIQTFKGYYNYELGLYFSRTFSTTLPFLTVFTLLAFFIQVMVNHKFIGHAFMIAFFIITIVLSNLGIEHGLIQFNSGSLGTYSDMNGYGHFPAAYSWFKTYWIGFTLILFVIAVVFSVRGSESILKTRWKVGKLRLSKPLLTLGIFCFITFSLSGCYIYYNTNVLNEYSNSDAREERQANYEKTLKKYKYLVQPKIVDVNLKVDLYPKERDYVAEGYYIITNKSDEAIPEVHIQLNGDKQYKTEELVFESGSTITESFDEFDYYIHKLNTPLNPGDTIKLSFKQTFTTDGFVKSGSNTGIVYNGTFINNSNLPSFGYNDGYELSQDNDRKDYDLPPKERAKPRDDKRELLNGFLGDDGDLIDFEIVIGTDTGQIAIAPGYLQEDWKEKGRHYYHYKMDKPMFNFFSVLSANYEVMRDTWKPEIDSLGDPVNLEIYYHKGHTYNLDRMMHAMKTSFDYFSKNFSPYQHKQMRILEFPRYSSFAQSFANTVPFSESIGFMLDIDDEDDVDVAYYVTAHELAHQWWGHQLMPANVQGSAVLSESLSQYSALMVMKQTYSEEKIEQFLKEELERYLKGRTRETKREMPLATVEEQSYIHYGKGAVNFYALQDYIGEDSLNIALSRFMKDWNMFDGQPKQGRFPTTADLIKYIREVTPDSMQYVVTDLLEDIILFENKAEKAEYVATSDNSYQVQLTVSAKKLEADSIGVESPVELNDWIEIGVYGQTDAGKDTLLYLQKHLMDTEQQTFTIEVDEKPVKAGIDPIHKLIDRNPKDNTKTVTEKESI, from the coding sequence ATGTGGTACGAAATATTCAAGTTTGAACTACAGTACAGGAAAAAAAGACCTGCTACTTATATATACTTTCTCATTCTGTTTCTGCTTTCATTTGGAGCTATGTCTAGCGATGTAGTTCAAATTGGTGGTGGCAGCGGACTGGTAAAAGAAAATGCCCCTACTACCATTGCAACCATGATGATTATGCTATCGGCTGCAATGATGATGATTACCTCTGCGATAATGGGAGTTTCTGTACTTAGAGATTTTGAACACAAAACAGAGTCTCTCATGTTTACAAACCCGATTAGCAAAGGAGACTATTTGTTTGGTAGATTTTTAGGCTCTTATCTGGTTGCCTTAATTATTTACTTAGGCGTTCCTATTGGCTTTATGATGGGAGAGTTTATGCCTTGGCGCGATGTAGACAAGCTTTTGCCTTTTAATTTTTGGAACTACGTACAGCCTTACTTTTTATTCATTGTGCCTAATGTATTTTTTACTGGTGCTTTGTTTTTCACTGTTGGCTCATTAAGCCGCAAAATGATTGTTGTTTACATTCAATGGGTAATTCTTTTAGTATGTTACGAAATAGGTTTAACGCTTGCAGATGATCTTGAGAACCAAGAGCTCGCAGCTCTGTTAGACCCCTTTGCTATTTCTACCGCAGATATAGTAACCCAATACTGGACAGTGGTAGAACAAAATACGCAACAAGTTCCCCTATCAGGAATTATTTTGTATAACCGCCTTATATGGACTTTACTTGGTATAACTTCGCTAGTAGGTGCTTACTTTGGCTTTAGTTTTAATGTAGTTAGAAAAGGGTTATTCAGAAAGAAAAAGATTAAAGAAGAAACAAGTACTAAAAACCAAATTGCCATACCTATTCCTAAAGTTGCTCTTCAGTATAACATAGGTACAAATTTAAAGCAGCTCTTTTCACAAGTCAGGTTTTACTTTTTCTCTTTGCTAAAAGATATTCCTTTCCTCGGCATTGTCTTTTGTGGTATTCTGATACTCTTTGTTAACTCCATATACATGGGCGAAACTTTTGGCACTTATACGTACCCAACCACCTATCTTGTACTTGAACAAATCTCTGGTTTTAACCTATTCTTTATCATTATTGTAGTATTCTACTCAGGTGAGCTAATCTGGAAAGAAAGAGATGTAAAAATCAACCTGATATACGATGCCATGCCGATTCCAGATTTCATCAATTTGGTAAGTAAGTTTCTGGCAATGATACTTTGCTATATTTCAATTATAGTAGCACTAATTTTTTCAGGAGTAATCATACAAACCTTTAAAGGCTATTACAATTACGAGTTGGGCTTATACTTTTCTAGAACCTTTAGCACAACACTCCCATTTTTAACTGTATTTACTTTGCTTGCTTTTTTTATACAAGTAATGGTAAACCACAAGTTTATCGGGCATGCGTTTATGATCGCCTTTTTCATTATAACCATTGTACTTTCTAACCTCGGCATAGAACATGGCTTAATTCAGTTTAATAGTGGTTCTTTGGGAACATACTCAGATATGAACGGCTATGGGCATTTTCCTGCCGCATACAGTTGGTTTAAAACATATTGGATCGGTTTCACCTTAATCCTTTTTGTAATAGCTGTTGTCTTTTCTGTAAGAGGTTCTGAGTCTATTCTAAAAACCAGATGGAAAGTAGGAAAACTCAGACTGAGCAAACCTTTGCTTACTTTGGGTATCTTTTGCTTTATCACTTTTAGCTTATCAGGTTGCTACATTTATTACAATACCAATGTTTTAAATGAATATAGTAATTCTGATGCGCGAGAAGAAAGACAGGCAAACTACGAGAAAACATTAAAAAAATATAAATACCTCGTACAACCTAAAATCGTAGATGTAAACCTTAAAGTAGATTTATATCCAAAAGAAAGAGATTATGTGGCAGAAGGTTATTACATCATCACCAATAAATCAGACGAGGCAATTCCAGAAGTACATATTCAGCTTAATGGCGACAAACAGTATAAAACTGAAGAACTGGTTTTTGAATCTGGCTCAACCATTACTGAATCTTTCGATGAATTCGACTATTATATCCATAAGCTAAACACACCACTAAATCCGGGAGACACCATAAAGCTTTCATTTAAACAAACATTTACAACAGATGGCTTTGTAAAAAGTGGCTCTAATACGGGTATCGTCTACAATGGTACTTTTATCAATAACTCAAACCTACCTTCTTTCGGATATAATGATGGCTATGAGCTTTCTCAAGATAACGACAGAAAAGATTACGATTTGCCACCAAAAGAAAGAGCAAAACCGAGAGATGACAAGAGAGAGCTGTTAAATGGCTTTTTAGGTGACGATGGTGATTTAATTGATTTTGAAATCGTAATCGGAACGGATACAGGGCAAATCGCCATTGCTCCGGGTTATTTACAAGAAGACTGGAAAGAAAAAGGCAGACATTACTACCATTACAAAATGGACAAACCTATGTTCAATTTCTTCTCGGTGCTTTCTGCAAATTATGAGGTAATGAGAGATACATGGAAACCCGAAATCGATTCTTTAGGTGACCCCGTAAATCTGGAAATCTATTATCACAAAGGGCATACCTATAACTTAGACAGAATGATGCATGCCATGAAAACCTCATTCGATTACTTCTCTAAAAACTTCAGTCCTTATCAACATAAGCAAATGCGAATTTTAGAATTTCCTCGCTATTCATCATTTGCTCAGTCGTTTGCCAACACAGTTCCTTTTTCAGAATCTATTGGCTTTATGTTAGATATTGATGATGAAGACGATGTAGATGTAGCATATTACGTAACCGCTCATGAGCTAGCACACCAATGGTGGGGTCACCAGTTAATGCCTGCCAATGTACAGGGAAGTGCTGTGCTCAGTGAGTCACTTTCGCAATATTCTGCACTTATGGTAATGAAGCAAACATATTCAGAAGAAAAGATAGAGCAGTTTTTAAAAGAAGAATTAGAGCGCTATTTAAAAGGTAGAACTCGTGAAACTAAAAGAGAAATGCCTTTGGCTACAGTAGAAGAACAGTCTTACATCCATTATGGTAAAGGGGCAGTCAATTTCTATGCGTTACAAGATTATATTGGCGAAGACAGTCTAAACATCGCTTTAAGTAGATTTATGAAAGACTGGAACATGTTTGATGGACAACCAAAACAAGGACGCTTCCCTACTACAGCAGATTTGATTAAGTATATTAGAGAGGTTACTCCAGACAGCATGCAATATGTAGTAACTGATTTGCTTGAAGACATCATCCTATTCGAAAACAAAGCTGAAAAAGCTGAGTATGTTGCTACTTCTGATAATAGCTATCAGGTTCAACTTACTGTATCGGCTAAAAAACTAGAAGCAGATAGCATTGGTGTTGAGAGTCCGGTTGAGCTGAACGATTGGATAGAAATAGGTGTTTATGGCCAAACAGATGCAGGTAAAGACACTTTACTATACCTCCAAAAACACTTGATGGACACTGAGCAACAAACTTTTACAATTGAGGTGGATGAAAAACCTGTAAAAGCTGGTATAGACCCAATACACAAATTAATAGACAGAAACCCGAAGGATAATACCAAAACGGTTACAGAGAAAGAGAGTATTTAA
- a CDS encoding ABC transporter ATP-binding protein yields the protein MELKITNLSKTYSNGVQALKNVNLTISSGMFGLLGPNGAGKSSLMRTIATLQEPDEGSITFDNLNVLTQKEEVRKILGYLPQEFGVYPKISAEVLLDHLAVLKGVNNKKERKELVKALLHKTNLFDARKKNLGGYSGGMKQRFGIAQALLSNPKLIIVDEPTAGLDPAERNRFHNLLSELGENTVVILSTHIVEDVKELCTKMAIINKGQVLLEGNPIKAIDEIAGKVWRKTIEKPELEAYKKQYNVITEKMIAGKPLIHIYSDLQPDGSFQAVEADLEDVYFSYIFGNTSTQLA from the coding sequence ATGGAACTGAAGATTACGAATCTCTCTAAAACCTACTCAAACGGAGTACAGGCACTTAAAAATGTTAATCTTACTATAAGTAGCGGCATGTTCGGACTGCTTGGGCCAAACGGTGCTGGTAAATCTAGTTTGATGCGTACCATTGCTACTTTGCAAGAACCCGATGAAGGAAGTATTACTTTTGATAACCTAAATGTTTTAACTCAAAAAGAAGAAGTAAGAAAAATTTTAGGTTACCTACCTCAGGAGTTTGGTGTTTATCCGAAAATATCTGCAGAAGTATTACTCGACCACCTTGCTGTGCTCAAAGGAGTAAATAATAAAAAAGAAAGAAAAGAGCTAGTAAAAGCATTGTTACACAAAACCAATCTGTTCGATGCTAGAAAGAAAAACTTGGGTGGTTATTCAGGCGGTATGAAACAGCGTTTTGGTATTGCCCAAGCCCTTCTATCAAACCCAAAACTCATTATTGTAGATGAACCTACCGCTGGTCTCGATCCGGCAGAAAGAAACCGTTTCCACAACCTCTTAAGTGAACTTGGTGAAAACACAGTTGTAATTCTCTCTACCCACATTGTAGAAGATGTAAAAGAGCTTTGTACTAAAATGGCAATCATTAACAAGGGACAAGTATTATTAGAAGGCAACCCGATAAAAGCCATTGATGAGATTGCAGGCAAAGTATGGCGTAAAACCATTGAAAAACCTGAATTGGAAGCTTACAAAAAGCAATACAATGTAATTACTGAAAAAATGATTGCTGGCAAGCCACTCATTCATATTTATAGTGATTTACAGCCAGATGGTTCTTTCCAAGCAGTAGAAGCCGATCTGGAAGACGTTTATTTCTCTTACATTTTTGGTAACACTTCAACACAACTTGCCTAA
- the typA gene encoding translational GTPase TypA, with translation MEKQDIRNIAIIAHVDHGKTTLVDKILHESRLFRDNQETGELILDNNDLERERGITILSKNVSVNYKGTKINIIDTPGHADFGGEVERVLKMADGVLLLVDAFEGPMPQTRYVLQKAIELGLKPIVVINKVDKQNCRPDEVHESVFDLMFNLNATEDQLDFPTAYGSAKQGWMSTDWKQPTEDITALLDLVIEHIPSPEYKEGTVQLQITSIDYSSYVGRIAVGRVARGKLEAGKPVSLVKMDGETIKSRIKELFVFEGLTRNKAEEVYCGDLCAITGIEGFDIGDTVADFENPEALPPIDIDEPTMSMFFTVNNSPFFGKEGKFVTSRHLRDRLFKETEKNLALKIEETPSPDSYIVYGRGVLHLSVLIETMRREGYELQIGQPRVIIKEIDGKKHEPVELLTIDTPETSSGKVIELVSQRKGELKVMEPRGDVIHLEFEVPSRGLIGLRNYILNATAGEAIMAHRFTSFELWKGDIPSRNNGALISSETGTTFPYSLDKLQDRGKFFVDPGEEIYEGQVIGEHIRQNDLAVNATKMKKLSNVRASGSDDKAKIAPAIKFSLEEALEYIQKDEYVEVTPKSLRLRKIHLNENERKRAASSAGN, from the coding sequence ATGGAGAAACAAGATATCAGGAATATTGCGATTATCGCACACGTTGACCACGGTAAAACTACGTTGGTTGACAAAATTTTGCACGAAAGTCGCCTTTTCAGGGACAACCAGGAAACGGGTGAGCTAATTCTGGACAACAATGATCTGGAAAGGGAAAGAGGTATTACCATTCTTTCTAAAAATGTTTCTGTAAACTATAAAGGAACAAAAATTAATATTATTGATACTCCTGGTCACGCCGATTTCGGTGGTGAAGTTGAGCGCGTGCTTAAAATGGCAGATGGAGTATTATTACTTGTTGATGCTTTTGAAGGTCCTATGCCTCAAACTCGTTACGTGCTTCAAAAAGCAATTGAGTTAGGTTTAAAGCCAATTGTAGTTATTAACAAAGTAGACAAACAAAACTGTCGTCCTGATGAGGTGCACGAATCAGTGTTTGATTTGATGTTTAACTTGAATGCTACAGAAGATCAGTTAGACTTTCCAACTGCTTATGGTTCTGCAAAACAAGGTTGGATGTCAACCGACTGGAAACAACCAACAGAAGACATTACTGCTCTTCTTGATTTGGTAATTGAGCATATTCCATCTCCAGAGTACAAAGAAGGAACAGTACAATTGCAAATTACCAGTATCGATTATTCTTCATATGTAGGTAGAATTGCAGTAGGTAGAGTAGCAAGAGGTAAACTGGAAGCAGGTAAGCCAGTTTCTTTAGTAAAGATGGATGGCGAAACAATCAAATCAAGAATAAAAGAATTATTCGTATTTGAAGGTTTAACCCGTAATAAAGCAGAAGAAGTTTATTGTGGTGATTTGTGTGCTATTACAGGTATAGAAGGTTTTGATATTGGTGATACTGTTGCTGATTTCGAAAATCCTGAGGCTTTACCTCCAATCGATATCGATGAGCCAACAATGAGTATGTTCTTTACAGTGAACAACTCTCCGTTCTTTGGTAAAGAGGGTAAATTTGTTACTTCAAGACACTTAAGAGATAGACTTTTCAAAGAAACTGAAAAGAACCTTGCACTTAAAATTGAAGAAACTCCATCACCAGATTCATACATTGTATATGGTAGAGGTGTACTTCACTTGTCTGTTTTGATCGAAACAATGAGAAGAGAAGGATACGAGTTACAAATTGGACAGCCAAGAGTAATTATAAAAGAGATTGATGGTAAAAAACACGAACCAGTTGAGTTGTTAACCATTGATACTCCTGAAACTTCTTCAGGTAAAGTAATTGAGTTAGTTAGCCAAAGAAAAGGTGAATTAAAAGTAATGGAGCCTAGAGGTGACGTAATTCATTTGGAATTCGAAGTTCCTTCTAGAGGTCTAATTGGTTTAAGAAACTATATATTGAATGCTACTGCTGGTGAAGCTATTATGGCACACCGTTTTACAAGTTTCGAGCTTTGGAAAGGAGATATTCCATCAAGAAACAACGGAGCATTAATTTCTTCTGAAACAGGAACAACTTTCCCTTATTCTTTAGATAAACTACAAGACAGAGGCAAGTTCTTTGTTGATCCAGGTGAAGAAATTTACGAAGGTCAAGTAATTGGTGAGCATATCAGACAAAACGATTTGGCTGTAAATGCTACTAAAATGAAAAAGCTTTCTAACGTAAGGGCTTCTGGTTCTGACGATAAAGCTAAAATTGCTCCTGCAATTAAGTTTTCATTAGAAGAAGCTTTGGAATATATCCAAAAAGACGAATATGTTGAAGTTACCCCAAAAAGTCTCAGATTGAGGAAAATTCACCTCAATGAGAATGAAAGAAAGCGTGCAGCTTCAAGTGCAGGTAACTAA
- a CDS encoding outer membrane beta-barrel protein → MKYFLLVFSFISIVQVSQAQLLKFGLRGGASSTNLSADDLLITSSSDFDELKVKVGDSKVGVHAGIFARINVPVLPIYIQPELLFSSVGGEYEVSSVVDGTAETSIKDVKFSRLDIPALVGAKLGPLRVNAGPVFTFILNENNGFSDAIKEAAGLPDSDQDTKGATVGYQAGIGLDLWKLAFDLKYEGDLSKLGDGVTIGGSQYNFDTRSSQVLLSVGYFF, encoded by the coding sequence ATGAAATATTTCCTTTTAGTTTTTTCATTTATAAGCATTGTTCAAGTTTCACAAGCCCAATTACTAAAGTTTGGTCTTAGAGGTGGAGCTAGTTCTACTAATCTTTCTGCAGACGATCTTCTTATTACTAGTAGTTCAGATTTCGATGAGCTTAAAGTAAAAGTAGGTGATTCAAAAGTAGGAGTACACGCAGGTATTTTTGCCAGAATTAATGTACCTGTATTACCAATTTACATCCAACCAGAATTATTATTCTCTTCTGTAGGTGGTGAATACGAAGTTTCTTCAGTAGTAGATGGTACCGCAGAAACCAGTATAAAAGATGTGAAATTTTCAAGGTTAGATATTCCCGCACTTGTAGGTGCTAAACTGGGTCCACTAAGAGTAAATGCTGGTCCTGTGTTTACTTTTATTCTGAATGAAAACAATGGTTTTTCTGATGCTATTAAAGAAGCTGCTGGTTTACCTGATTCAGATCAAGATACAAAAGGTGCTACTGTAGGTTATCAGGCAGGTATAGGCCTCGATTTATGGAAATTAGCATTCGACCTTAAATACGAAGGTGACCTAAGTAAATTAGGAGACGGTGTTACAATTGGAGGAAGCCAATACAACTTCGATACTAGAAGTAGCCAAGTATTATTAAGTGTAGGTTATTTCTTCTAA
- a CDS encoding YheT family hydrolase, translating to MPIINSKNFKAPLHQFNGNLQTVIPSIFREIEGVTYQRERIDTNDGDFLDLDWSKKGSDKIVLVSHGLEGSSSRHYVKGIVKLFNDANWDACAWNCRSCSGELNKLPRFYHHADTPDLALVINHILNTGNYTSLVLVGFSMGGSLTLKYMGEHGDKLPKEVKKGIAVSVPCSLLDCSIELEKPTKMYYNKRFFKKLSAKVRQKAVLMPDKISAAALDQYKIRSLRKFDDHYSAPLHGFKDANDFYDKASSLHYIDSITRPALILNALNDPFLVNRCYPYDLAKENEFVHLEIPINGGHVGFMMAGKKETYAELRALEFAEG from the coding sequence GTGCCAATAATCAATTCAAAAAATTTCAAAGCTCCTCTTCATCAATTTAACGGAAATCTACAAACAGTAATTCCCAGTATTTTTAGAGAAATTGAGGGCGTAACTTACCAAAGAGAAAGAATAGATACAAATGATGGAGATTTTCTTGATCTAGACTGGTCTAAAAAAGGCTCAGATAAAATTGTTTTAGTTTCTCATGGATTAGAGGGCAGCAGTAGCAGGCACTATGTTAAAGGCATTGTAAAGTTATTTAACGATGCCAATTGGGATGCCTGCGCTTGGAATTGCAGAAGCTGTAGTGGCGAGCTTAACAAACTTCCTCGTTTTTACCACCATGCCGATACTCCCGACCTTGCTTTGGTTATAAACCACATACTTAATACAGGCAATTACACTTCGCTTGTTTTAGTTGGTTTTAGCATGGGTGGAAGCCTTACCTTAAAATACATGGGTGAACATGGCGATAAGCTGCCTAAAGAGGTAAAAAAAGGTATTGCTGTGTCTGTACCTTGTAGCCTACTAGATTGCAGTATTGAGTTAGAGAAACCCACTAAAATGTATTACAATAAAAGGTTTTTTAAGAAATTAAGCGCCAAAGTAAGACAGAAAGCAGTCTTAATGCCCGATAAGATTTCTGCCGCAGCTTTAGATCAATACAAAATAAGATCTTTAAGAAAATTTGACGACCATTATTCTGCCCCTCTACATGGCTTTAAAGACGCTAATGACTTTTATGATAAAGCAAGCTCTTTACATTATATTGATAGCATTACAAGACCTGCATTAATCTTAAATGCGCTTAACGATCCATTTTTGGTAAACCGCTGTTATCCTTACGATTTAGCTAAAGAGAATGAATTTGTACATCTTGAAATTCCGATAAATGGCGGGCATGTTGGCTTTATGATGGCAGGCAAAAAAGAAACTTACGCAGAACTTAGAGCACTTGAGTTTGCAGAAGGCTAA
- a CDS encoding bifunctional nuclease family protein, which yields MDKIKLDILGLSASHSQSGSFALVLGEEFGNRRLPIIIGMFEAQAIAIEMEKIVSNRPMTHDLFKSFADSFHIDLHEIIISDLREGVFYAKIVCSFRDGSNFIEMDARPSDAVAIALRFDVPIYAFESVLSEAGIVLNEEEEGTKSAAKERKSAKKKPKEKEKSATDTTHELSALTIEKLQSMMEAAIAKEDYENAARIRDELNRRNS from the coding sequence GTGGATAAAATTAAACTAGATATTTTAGGGCTTTCAGCTAGCCATTCTCAATCGGGTTCTTTTGCACTTGTGTTAGGAGAAGAGTTTGGTAATAGAAGATTGCCTATAATAATCGGAATGTTTGAAGCTCAGGCAATTGCTATTGAGATGGAAAAGATTGTTTCAAACAGGCCAATGACTCACGACTTGTTTAAATCTTTTGCCGATAGTTTTCATATTGATTTGCATGAAATAATCATTTCTGATTTAAGAGAAGGCGTATTTTATGCAAAAATTGTATGCAGTTTTAGAGATGGTTCTAACTTTATAGAAATGGATGCACGTCCTTCGGATGCTGTTGCTATAGCTTTAAGGTTTGATGTACCTATCTATGCATTTGAATCTGTGCTTTCTGAGGCTGGAATAGTTTTAAATGAAGAAGAGGAAGGTACAAAGAGTGCAGCAAAAGAAAGAAAATCTGCCAAAAAGAAGCCTAAGGAAAAAGAGAAATCAGCAACCGATACGACTCATGAGTTGTCTGCGCTTACAATCGAAAAATTGCAATCGATGATGGAAGCAGCAATTGCTAAAGAAGACTATGAGAATGCTGCTAGAATTAGAGATGAGTTAAACAGAAGAAATAGTTGA